A portion of the Penaeus monodon isolate SGIC_2016 chromosome 28, NSTDA_Pmon_1, whole genome shotgun sequence genome contains these proteins:
- the LOC119591255 gene encoding bestrophin-2-like, whose protein sequence is MTVIYTDKLASRGGFGSFWKLLSKWRGSVYKMVWQDMLAYVILYYSLSLIYRFALPEDYKRDFESFVIHCARFRNLIPVSFVLGFYVSLVVNRWWGTYQSLPWPDTLSILVSTHVKGEDNTSKEIRGTILRYVNLTIALTFAMVSPVVKAKYPTQQHFVNAGYLTVSELEILDDLEKKTTQHKTWVPIMWACRLVDKAREEGRVRNAAAQKMIMDEILKVRGSCGGLMGWNTYNIPLVYTQVVTIAVYSFFLFSLIGEQFLDPAQQYYKEASIDLYVPFFALLQLFFYIGWLKVAEALLNPFGADDHDFEFLPLLERHTEISRMLTEPSPNELPAVLQGKKEDLTTPVEVVDEEEVESQDFFLVKPDSPVRTLSSSVTYVTCQMNEINMQNDV, encoded by the exons ATGACCGTGATCTATACAGATAAGCTCGCCAGCCGAGGGGGCTTTGGTTCTTTCTGGAAATTACTTAGCAA ATGGCGTGGTAGTGTTTACAAGATGGTGTGGCAAGACATGCTGGCATACGTCATCTTATACTACAGTCTCTCCTTAATTTATCGTTTTGCTTTGCCCGAGGATTATAAAAG GGATTTCGAGAGTTTCGTAATACACTGCGCGCGCTTCCGGAATCTGATTCCCGTCTCCTTCGTGCTCGGTTTCTATGTTTCTCTCGTCGTGAATCGCTGGTGGGGCACGTACCAGAGCCTTCCCTGGCCAGATACACTGTCCATTCTCGTCTCTACACATGTTAAAGGAGAG GACAACACTTCAAAGGAGATCCGCGGAACAATCCTGCGCTATGTCAACCTTACCATCGCCCTCACCTTCGCCATGGTATCGCCTGTCGTCAAAGCGAAGTACCCTACGCAACAGCACTTCGTTAATGCGG GCTACTTGACGGTGAGCGAGCTGGAAATCCTGGACGACCTCGAGAAGAAGACGACACAGCACAAGACGTGGGTGCCGATCATGTGGGCGTGTAGGCTGGTGGACAAAGCGAGAGAAGAGGGGCGAGTCAGGAACGCTGCTGCCCAGAAGATGATAATGGACGAGATACTCAAAGTTCGGGGTAGCTGTGGCGGTCTCATGGGCTGGAACACGTATAATATTCCTCTTGTTTATACG caGGTCGTGACGATAGCCGTGTACAGcttcttcctgttctctctcaTCGGCGAGCAGTTCCTCGACCCTGCCCAACAGTATTACAAAGAAGCCAGCATCGATCTCTACGTGCCTTTCTTCGCCTTACTTCAGCTTTTCTTCTACATCGGCTGGCTCAAGGTGGCAGAGGCGCTGCTGAACCCTTTCGGAGCCGACGACCACGATTTCGAGTTCCTGCCTCTTTTGGAGCGACATACCGAG ATTTCGCGCATGCTGACGGAGCCTTCGCCAAACGAGCTCCCCGCCGTTCTccaagggaagaaggaggaccTCACCACACCTGTAGAAGTCGTCgacgaagaggaagtggagagccAGGACTTCTTTTTAGTGAAGCCCGACAGCCCCGTCAGGACACTTAGCAGCAGCGTAACCTACGTGACTTGCCAGATGAACGAGATTAATATGCAGAATGACGTTTGA